The nucleotide window TTCCTCGTGAAATGGCGGGTGAACTTATTTCCAAAATTTTTTCGCAGTATTATTTGTCAGGCTATGCCTGTTTGGGCATTGCCTTTATTTCTCTCGTACTCAAAGGCCTGTGGTCTAAACCTTTTCCTGTTTTAAGATGTTTACTTTTGGCCCTCTGTTTTGGACTGACCGTCTATGCAGGGGCCCACTTGCATCCCAAGGCACATATGGTAAAAACCATGATACGCACTTTGGAAGAAG belongs to Deltaproteobacteria bacterium and includes:
- a CDS encoding DUF4149 domain-containing protein, with the translated sequence MAFFNLLLNLFLGIWLGVMICFSFITAPTLFREIPREMAGELISKIFSQYYLSGYACLGIAFISLVLKGLWSKPFPVLRCLLLALCFGLTVYAGAHLHPKAHMVKTMIRTLEEGPDKERKQAEFATLHRQSVLLNGIVLLTVLLVFVLNFTPLKL